The following nucleotide sequence is from Deltaproteobacteria bacterium.
AAAAGTGCCCGGATCCTTCAAAAGGTTTTGCACTCAGCAGTAGCCAATGCCGAACAGAATAAAGTCGATATCGATACCCTGGTAGTCAAAACGGTTCTGGTCGATAGCGGTCCGACTCTAAAACGCTTTATGCCGAGAGCCATGGGGCGGGCAACCCCCATATTAAAAAGGACCAGCCATATTACAGTTTTTTTAGCAGAAGTTTAAGGACAAGG
It contains:
- the rplV gene encoding 50S ribosomal protein L22 gives rise to the protein METKAQAKYIRIAPRKVQVIIPTIKGKKVEEAISILQFMPKKSARILQKVLHSAVANAEQNKVDIDTLVVKTVLVDSGPTLKRFMPRAMGRATPILKRTSHITVFLAEV